CTCAgtaaacagagaagagagatgctTATACTTAATAAGCCATTGCAAATGGAAAAGGCAAGCTCCTACCCAATGTGATTCTCTCTAGAAGCAAATGGCTTGGATCCAAACACTACAAAGCCGTTTCAGAATGCTGAGAGGCCTCCCAGTCTCAGCGCCCCTGGAACGTAACCCTCTGGCATCTTCTCTCTCACCTGGAAGTCGCTCTaacaagggaagagggaagggtggCACCATCGCGATTGTGTTCTTTTGTCTTAAGGTAAGGAGCTCCTGATGTGCAGTGCAGCCTCCTCTCTGGGGATCCCCCGCAGCAATTAAAGGGGAAGGCTGGGCCCCACGGAGCCGAGATGCGGGGAGGTGCCTCCGAAACCTCCTCCCtccacgccccccccccaccccgaagCACCGCAGAGCTTCCGCGGCGCAGCAAGTGGCAGACTTGGCCCGGCAGCAGAAGGGAGGTCGAGGTCTCTGCCAAGGCTGGCTGCTCTGGTTTCTCTCATCTGTGTCCGGTGCCAGCCCTCCTGTCAGATGAAAGCAGCAGTGTGGTCCAGTGGCCAAGGCCAAGTTGGGGCTAGGAGCTTGGGTGCAACCCTGGCACCACAGTCTTTTCCCTTGATTATCTTGTGCCCACTCTAGACGTTTTCACTTAAAATGTGGGCAATAAAAACACTGACCTGTCTCCGCAGGCtgtaatattaaaaagaagaggaaaggataaCGGAGTGCTCTGGAAATCCACCACAAGTGACTCCTCACAAGGCTGGCTGAGCTCACCAGCAGCTGAGGCCgcgggagggagcagaggggtgcTCAGCAGTGAGACGGCTCCCAGCCGGAGTGGGACGGCCGCCCTTCCGCTCGCACACTTGCTGTTTCTCAGCTCTTTTCTAGGAAAAAGGACTTCAGAGAGTCCCACCAGTCCATACACACTGCCAACGTTGGGGACACTAGCATCTCTTCCAAATGGAGTAAATCAAAGAATCCAGGCAGAAGACAAGCacggtatatatttttttcccttctcttctctcttcccaagAGATGTTGAATCTCTGGTCTCCTTCTGGCAGCAAAGACAGGAACAGGGCTGGTTAATATGAAAGCGTTTCAATTTTCCAGCTTGTGATTAGAAAGAGGCCAAAAACAGGACCATCAAACAGTGTTAGGTCTGTGTGCCCCCTCCTCAATCGTTTCTCTTCTCCCCCTTTGGTAGGACTGGGCTCAAAAATTaaagagcagagatttgaaataaTCACCAGGATGTTCCCCCTCTACTGAGACCCATCCCCACTTTGCCTTCTTAGTGTTACTCCATTACGTTTGTAAATTTACACTTAAAACGTTTCATAACTACAATtgggtaccacctcacacccctTATGATGGCTGTCATTTAAGAAGCCAAAAccgaaaataacaagtgttggtgaggatgtagagaaatcggaactctcatgcactgttggtgggaacataaaatgatgcagctgccaTGGAGAAAGGTAATGCAGGCTTTCCCCAGATTAAATGTAGAATCACTATGCAATCCAGTACACACCCCAAAGAATCGAAAGTAAGATCTCCAAGAGATAGGTGTACACTCACTTTCAAAGCAGCATGATTCACAGTCACCAAAAGCTGATCACAGCCAGGCGtccttcagcagatgaatggatgaatgaaacgTGGTCTATACATATGATGGAATAGGATTCAgtcctaaaaaggaaggaaattctgacacatgctataacacGGACTttacgttaagtgaaataagccagtcacaaaaggacaaatgcagtctgattccatttatataagggACGCAAAGGAATcaagttcatagagacaaaggagaatggtgggtgccagaggctgggggaggggagtgaggagttAGTGCTGAATGGATACAGAGttccagtttgggaagatgaaaatgttttgtggATGGTGGTGGATTATAGTTGGACAAAAGTGgaaatgtgcttaatgccactgaactgtaggcttaaaaatggttaagatggtaaatcgTATGTATgcatgttttaccacaataaaaaccaTTTGTCCACCTGACATCATGCTCTACTCTCATGGCATACTTGAGAGAGGAACAGGCATTCTGATCTCTGTCCTACCcacccagcagggcagggcctgagactCTCAGTCCCTcaccagctctgtgcctggaCTGGGAGCTCCACCGCTCTCCCTGAGTTAAGACTCCAGCCGCGAGTTGCATCCTCAGGGCCAGTACCTGGTGTCTCCGGCTGCCCACCGGCCTCCTGCCTCTGGTCCTTTGTTTGCAGGCACGGAGACAGGTCACCCACTCTTCAAAGCATCAGGACGGACAGCAGCTGTGAGatctggggagggtgggtggtTAGGGCCTTGATCAgcacctctcctcccttctggtCCTCCTTTCACAGCTGGTCGGGGTGCCAGCCCTTCTAACTTCCCAGCTCTGCAGAAATCCCCTGAGCTGACAGGAGCACATGGCACCATGTGCATCGCCCGTGGTCCCTGGCCCTCATGGTGGCCTGGAACCCTGGGAAGGCCTAAGCACCCTCAGGCTGCAGCCTACCTCTGGGGTGCTGggtccctccttccatcctttcctGGGCCCTGCTTCCTTTGCCTCCCCTTAGGCCCCAGCTGGGCTTCCCCTCTCCTCAGGCTCCTGCAAATAGCAGACCCTGAAGCTCTCCCAAATCCCGTCAGGACCAAATCTGTCTCCACTggcacttttttgttttgttaccaTTATCCTCTTTCATTGCCTTTCCCCATCCCTCTCGAAGATTCTTTGGCTGCACACCCCTTCATTATGTGGCTGATCCTTTCGGAAAACAGGTGCTCCCGCTCAGGACTTCTTGGTAATTTCCATCGCAGgccaaaaggaaaaagggagcGCTTGCAGGACACCAGGGTCCCATTAAGGCAGGTGCAAGACGATCTTTTTTCCCCCGCGGCCTGGGGGCATGcggaagggaggagagggcaggggcgcAGGGGGCGGACgcaggcgggcaggcgggcgcCGCATCACTCCCGTCCCCTCCCCGGGAAGGTAGGCTCCGCGGATTCCCGAGGGTGTGCGTGGTGCGCGCGTTGGGGGTGGCGTCCAGCCGGTGTGGGAGGAGATGCGCAGGACCCGCCCGGCCCGCGCGGCCCGTCCTAACCTACACCCGGCGTCAGCTTTTGCTGCTCCCGTTAGATGGCGCTCGAGACTTTCCGACCACTCGCCAAAGTGCGCCGGGCCGGGAACACAAAGCCCCCGGGCCGGGAGCGGACGGAGCCGGCCTGTCGGGGCGCGCGAGGCCGGCCCAATGGGGCGCTCCCTGGAGGCCTCGGCACGCCGGCCGCCGCTGCCATCTCTTCGCCCCCCGCCCCACACCCACTCGGGTCAGCCCCGGGCCCGGCCGCGCTGCTGGGATCGGAGGAGCCAGGGCGCAGACACGCGTCTCCAAACCGCACCCGGCCGCTGTTCCCGCGCCGGCCGCCCGGCTCTGCATAAGCCGGGTCTCTGCTTTGCAGGGAAGCGGGCAGGTGcgggttttgttgttttaacaGTTTCACTGAAATTGTTGTTCGTTGCAAGGTTTTAATAAACTTGGTCCGCGCGCTCACGTTTCCACCAACACACTCCAAACTTTCTTGCTGCCCCCGATGCCGGTGGAGTTCGAATGAAAGTCAAGCGGcctccttaaaaagaaaagaaaaaagaaaaaaaggaaaaaaagctcgTGAGGATTCTAGGCCGTCAGATGCGAGGGCTTATTTCTAAATAACCGTTCAGCGATCAGGGAGCGAGCTTTCCTTCCGCCACCAAGTtcagctctccttcctctctctccaagGAAAGTGACTCGATAAGGCGCTCCCGTTCCCCAGTCCCCTCCTTAGTGTGGCCTGCGCGGGCCCCGCCGCTGAGAGGGGTGCGCCTCCCGGACCTCAAACCCGCAGCAGCGAGCCCTTCCTTTGTGCCTGCCCTTGGCTGTGAACTTTCCCGCGCGGTGGGTTCTCCTTTAAGAAAGTAGCGATCTCTATGAATATTTAATGCCGGGCGCCGGCCGCCCGGGCGGAGGGGAGCCCCGCGCCCGGGTCCCCGCAGCCAGGACAGGAACCGCGGGCCGGGGCGCGCGGCCTGCCGCGTTCATTTCCATAAGAAAGCCGGCCGCGCGGCTGGAGGGAGGATTCGCGCCCGGCCGCCCTCCCCCGGACCCCCGGCTTTCTGCTAGAAGCGGGCTCGGGAGCTCAGAGCCCCAAGTGTGCGCTCGTCTCCGATGGTATCGACAAAGTGTGGTTTCAAATGTTGCCCCGACTGAGGCCGGTTTCCTGTCTGTGTGCGGAGTGGAAGGACCGCGCCGGGTAAGTTCGGGGCGCCGGGGAGCGGGCCGCAGGCCGGGGCCGGAGAGGGAGGGCCGCCGGTGCTCCCGCCGGCAGGGCTCTGGGAAGGGGAGCCAGGCGGAACGAAGACCCCAGCACAGAGCAGCGAGTGTGTGCGctcgagtgtgtgtgtgtgtgtgttagggacCAGGGGGTGATGAGGGGCCAGGGGCCGCTGGTGGGAAGGTCTGACCCGCCTCGCGATGTCCCTGTTCAAAGACCCGGGGCAACTTGCCCTCGCCGCCGCGCACCCTCTTCCTGCGAAGGAATAAAGTGAACTTGCTTAGTTACTCGATTCGGCTGGCGGTTCAGTTCTTTCCGCTTCAGTATtgagtttcttccttcctttcagtgTGAGCAGCCTTGTGTCCTCAATTccatagtatgtgtgtgtgtgtgtgtgtgtgtgtgtataatctcCTAGGTACTTTATGATTCCATCTGGATAAATTAAAACCCAGATCTGTAATGTTTATTCTTAGTTTACAAAAGACAGGGGGAAATATGTGAGACACATGTCTACAAATATAACAGAAGTACTTTCCCTTTTGCTTGAAAAAGTTGCAAATGGCCTCCCTCCACTGATCCCGGACCACCTGTACCTCCGGGTGAAACTAAATCAGGTCAGGAATAAAGCACCAATCAGATCAAGCAATTAAATACCAATTATGACTATTAAAGACTTTATTACTAATGATTGGAGTTTAGGACTCCAAACCCGCTCCAGGTGATCACGCTCTTTCAAAATTCTGCTGCGTTGGATTTTTACAGCACTCCACCCcagtaaagggggtgggaagacaGAGGTGATGTTTTCAGAGGGCCAGTAGGTATCCCATGGTCAaagttgcatttatttctttcagtgaAGTTTATTTCTACTTCTGGTAAATAACGGAGTCTTCATTTCTGGCCGTGTCAAGTTATGCAAAGTGTAATTGATGGTGGTGGCTATTTGGCTTGGATGCAGAATTGAGTGGCTCAAGGCGGGGTGTGTTCTCTCTCCAGTTACTCTGGTAATGCTGAAAGCcctggaagagtttaagaaacaAGTGCTTTAAATCTTTAAGATGGGGTGATGGAGACTGGGATGGCTGGGAGTTGAGGAGGTGAGGGTTGGTGAACtcagggagcagaggagaaatAAGTAACTTGGTCtgggttttaaattttctttttgctcttgaGTTCAGATGGTTTCGGCCTGTCATAAGCTGAGCAACTGTTCAAAAGAGGAGGTTAGTGAGACTTGTGTCTGTTGGTGTAAAGGTTACTGTGGCTGAAGGTGGTTCACCACCCCTCCTTGTCTCTTTGGTGGTACCCCTTCTCATCCCAAATGGAAATCCATGCTCAGCTTTGGGATGGGAGGAGGTGgcatggagggaaggagggagggaataaATTGCTTTTGGGAATCCACagcaagaaaaaaggagagggcaGCTTGCGGGAGCCCTGGACAGCCACCGTGATGCAGTCAGGCTAAGCAACCGGGCAAGTTGGAGGTGTCCCCTCTGCTCATTCCCCAGAGCTCAGCCCTCCCGACCAGCCTATCAGGACTGTGGGTGAGCCGAGCCGGGGCAGCGAATGTGTTCGGAATGTCTCCCCAGCACCTCGGCTGGCTCTTGGTGGAAGCCCAGGGCAGTAGCACACATCTGGATCTGATGTATTTACCAGGCTGGTATGGAAGTGCCCAGGCTGAACAGCAGAAACCTGAGCTACTTGCGACCAGCAAACTCCTCTGCTCAGCGGTGGAAAAGTTTGCATGGGTTCAGAGTGCTGGGTGGCCGCTGCTCTCACCGGGAAGCACGTGACCCCGCCCCATTCCAGTCTGTTGGAGTTAATTGCCCTGCAGTGAGGGCATCTCACACCTCAGCCAAGGAATACAGCAGAGAAGGGAATCTTCCAAATTGGATGGGGCGGGATCATCTTGGACACCTGAGGGGTCCAAAAACCTCGCCTGAATGAGATGGGCCTGGCTTCTGCTTCCACCAGAGGCCCCTGAGGCAGGGTCAGGGTTTCAGCAGCCCCAGAAGACCCTATAATCCTGCGGGTTAAAGCTCACAGCTCCTTTGAGTGGGCAGCTGACCCCAGAGACAGATCTTAACACAGCAGCTCCATACTCGGCAACAAATTCCCTGCTGACCCTGAGACTCCCAGGAAAGAGGGCACTAGAGGCCAGTACATAGCTCCGGTAACTCAGGGCAGTGGGAGCCCTGCCTACCCCAGAGTCTGGCAGCAGGgagagagccagggctggggaacAGGGCTCCGAAAATCTGTTGTCCCCCTTCCTTGGGTCAGCTGCAGACAAACCTGAGACAACACATGGCTGTGAAgaggggcaggagtggaggcTGGAGCTGGCCCTGGGTCCTACCAGGCTCCGTGCTGGAAGAAAGCTCCCCAGTGAACCCTACCAGGCCGCCTGGGGCAGACACCAGAGGTCGTGTGGTCCTTCCCCTTTCCTTACCGAAGGCCCCCATCATCCCTGAGAAGACTTGCTTTCTTGGAAACCCGGTGGGGAATCTGGTGAGCCTTGGAGGCAAGTTTCCTCAATTTCCTTACAACTTGTTTGGAAATTGACATATGAAGAGGACATGCTCCCAGCTGGAGCCTCTGCGGTGTCAGAAAACCTTTCCCCTCCCAATGAgtcccccaaccctccccccaaGTGGCCCCTTAGATGTTAGGTTAGCCGGAGAAGGAGTCTGGTCTCTCCCCTACACCCAagtaaatacaaatgaattttgtTCTTGAAAAGAAACTTACAATTTGAAACTTTTCCCAGTTAGATTCACCCGGTTCCACCAGGGTCTCTTACCAGCCGCCAtaacccacccccacctctttctccttccttctttgtgGCTTAAAGTTGCATTTGAGGAGGGTTTATATCATGTTGTTCATGTCAGCAATTCTCTGTCTCTACTCTCACCCATCTCCCTGTATGGAATTGGAGTtggaaaccacacacacacacacacacacacacacacacacacacacacacacacacacaaattctctttaaaatcttCCGCTATTCTTCCCGACTGGAGGAGTTGACAAGACGTAGACACATTAAGTTGCAGAAAATACAGTGGACTGATCAGCCAAAATGCATCTCATTTACACTTGTATGTCGCCAGGGGTAGGAGCTAGTGTCACTCAGGGCCTCCAGCCCTCTTGCCATGCTGGGCTGACTGGCTGGAATTTCCAAGCCGGGGCCCCTGGTGGGGTCgcaggcccagcccagctcaggccagcagggatgggggtgggggagtcagcGGCGTCTGGAGGCCTGGCCTGAGGGCCGGGGCCAGCCTGGGCAAGTCTTCCACTCTGGGCAGCTCAGGAGCTGGGAGGCCCAGTGGGGTGGACGCTGGCAGCTGGAAGCCCAGGTCAGCAGCCATTCCCAGAGGCCTCCCCGGGATTGAAACAGAGAAAGGGGACACTGCCAAGTAGAGAATCACGGACCACACTTTAGACCTACTTCCACTGCTCTCCCAAGGTTTTGTCCTTGTCACCCACTTTGTCACCGGCGGAGGGTCACCTCGGCCTGATGGGTTCTTCCACCTACCCCTGGTCCTGAACTTGGACCCTAGCTTCTCGCTTCCTGCTGGCCTCACTGAGTCCCACTTCTGGGCCTCCAGCTCCCAGGGAAACTGGGAAAGGCAGGTGGGAGCTGCACTGGGAAACTTGGAACCCAGTGGGAGCGTGAGGGTGAAGTCACAGGTCTCTCTGGGGTTCCCgatccccactccctctccctcctgtgcTGGTCTCAACCCTTCCCGACCCCGACCTCTGTGTTAGGGCACCAATTCCTAGCCGCCAATTGCTACACAGCAGCTGGAGGCCGAGGCTGCGCTGGAGCTCAGGGTCAACGCCAGGGCTCCGTGGCAGCGGGTCTAGGGTGCAGGATGGAGGGCCCAGGCGGAGGCCTTGGGGCTGCCCACCTGCTTCGGCCAGCGACCCAGCATCGCGTCGTGGGAGGCGTCCTTTCCACTGTCTCCTGCTTGCTTTCTTGCCAAGGCCCTGGTGACTCAGATGCCCGCCAGCCCCGCGAGCTCCCTTCTCCAGTGCGCTCGCTCTCGCCCAGCAGGGATGCGCGGGGAGTCCTCAGGGCCGCACCACCAGGCATCGCCAGGCCAGATCGCCGCCCACCACCTTCCCCGGGGCCAACCGAGGGTGACCCGTGTGGCCCAACCAGACCAGCGCCTCCCTGGGCTGCCCGGGGCCGGGGCCCAGCCACCCACCCTTGCCCACGGGGGCCTGCAGGAGCGCGGGGCGCGGCTGCGAAGCAACACCACACCATTGACAGCCCGGGCACGTCCGCGGAGCCCGGGGAACAATCAACGGACTCTCTGTCCTGGGGAGCTGGGGACACGCCTGGAAGGTGTGCGATCCTGTAAAGATCCGTGGTACCACTTTCGTTGGAATCCTTTGTTACAGCTTTGTCAGCTGGCGCGCCTTCCTGGCCCCCCACTCCCAATCACCACCCCCTGCGGAGGGGGCCTGTCGCTGGGGATCTGCTGGGACCCACCGCCCAGCTCCAGATCCCCTCCTGCAAAATGCTTGTCCTTTGGCTTCATCTCCCCTTCACGCTGGGGGCAAAAGAACACGGTTTGCAACGCCTGCGCCTTTGGGGCGAAGTTCTCCCAGAAGAACAGGTTTCTTGAATGTGACCTCGGGCTGCTGCAGCggcgccctcctcctcctgctgctggtgAAAGGACAGCTCTCCTGCCTCAGGCCGGGGTGGCTGGGGTGTGCACAGCAGGGCCTTGGCCAGGGGGTGGCCTGCCCCCCCACAGTGAGGATTTGAGGATTCTGACAGAAAGAGCAAGGTGAGGAAAAGGTGTTCACTAACTTGGTTCCTACAGGGCAACCAGGGCCCAGTATTCCTGGATAGGATTGCCCTCCTCAACCCCCAAGTTAGGTACCACTCCTCTTTAGCCAAATACAGCTAGAGGCAGGATGTTTAAAGATGCCCAGGGCCCAGACAGGATGTACCAGTAAGTGGCTGTTCACATGTGCCTCAGCTTGCATGCATCGGCGTATATGGCCACACAAGTCCCATTTCCCCATGGTTTTTCTATTTAACTTGTCCTTATTCCTTCTTTCTAGTCCCTTCTGCCTGCACGTAgtcatttggagaaaaatcaaggctgagcccctctccctgcagaaAATTCTATATATTAGGTAACACTCACACAGGAATTCCTCGAGTTTACCCATTTGCTCCAAATCAGCCAGCACTTGGTttcctggctggggtggggccatGGTGGGGGTGTCGGGGTAATGCACACAGAGGCTTCATTCCTGGGAGgctgttttttcccctcctggaaCCCCCAGTCCAAGGCCCAGAACAAAGGGGATAGTTAAGTGACCTGTCTTTTGGTCTCTCCCTTTACTTCCACCCCCTCACCTGCAGGCCCTCCTCTTTGATACACTGAGGAAAACCTGTGGGACCAGGGACACAGGTAAGCAGTGCTGCCCTGTGAGGCCCCCTCATGGAAAATCAGAAACCCTGTTTTAAGTGCGGGCTGCTCAGTGCCTTGAATATCCACACCTCCACTCCCGCAGATGTCACTGGACCTGCCTAGCATCCCTCTCGCATAAAAAACCTCCAGGACAACTCTTAAACAGATCTTGGAAGAGTCAGACATCTCTCAGgtctgaaacatttttaaagccctGTTTGGAAGAAATCTTGGAGGAGCACGAGTTACAATCAGTAGGATTGCCTGAGCAAGTGATGCTGTCCTTTCTGACTGGacctatttaattaatttttaaaaattctactggaGAGTTTTCAACCTTGGAGATGTCAATGAAAAAtagactctctctctctgagattCTTACAGGGGCTGAATGGAAGCACCATGCCTGGTTCCCCTTCACTCCTCTAAGTGGTCCTGCCTGAAACTGGGTGGGCTGAGGGTGGTAGGTTTGGGCATCTTTTATTTCAGGGCTGGTGCAAGGCGAGCTCTTTGAAATGAATATCTATTCTATTTCAGTGTGCAAATTTCCAGCCTACTAAATGGGCTTGCCTTGTGCcgggagggaggcagccctgcAGGACAGAACTAATGTGCGATTTCTCAGGAAGCTCTTCGTCAGAACATCccttgtccttttgtttttgtttttgaattaaaaaaagatgtgtttGCTTTCCTCTCAGTGTTCATCCTGCTACTTTGTAGCTCCAACAATGAAACATAGACAACAGTTAGTGTTCCTTTTGTCCTTTGTAAACTCTGCTCCTTTGGGGACTTCACAAGGCTCTAAACATACCTCAGGTGTGTCCTGTGCGTTTGATGTTTACTCATTTTGGGTCACCCAGAGACTCATACTTGATTCTACCTTCCCCTGGATGTGACCTCTCTCCCAAACAATGCACTTCTCCCAACTCGCAGAGGCAGGGGACTCACTTCAAGAAAACTTCCCAAGTTAATAAGGACCAGACTCAAGTTCTCCAGGTAAGTGATACTGGCTTACTGGTAATGGGGAAGCCAAGAGCCTGCATCACCCCAGGTGTGACTCaggaaacgggggggggggggggggcagcaggcACATTGCCACAGACATTTCTAAAACGGTGGCAATGAAGTGAGTTTTACGATAAAATTTTGCTGTGTTCCCAGCCAGCTcaagtcatttaaattttagttttgttcACATGCACGCACACGCTCTCCAACTAGGGTTATGTTACCAGTGCAATTTCACTGGGTAACTCTGGGGACAGCAACGACTACCAACAAACTTATTTTCTgaagagtaaaaaagaaaaaagaaaaaacccaaaaaacacaaaacctctCAATATcttttaaatggttattttatACTGTTTAACGTCCCCACAGGCAGGAATTGGCCAGACACCACTGCTTCTTTTTCTAGGAACAGGTAAATTAGccactctcctcccctgcccccaagacccagatatttttaaaagctaaaatttcCCTTTCCAACGGGAAGAAAAGGAACGAATTCCATTAATGAATTACGGACATGGAATGTGGCTTGTCTAGAGCAAttgtatttgtaaataaatggCTTCCTGTTTATTATGTAGGTTTTCCTGAGAACTCCGGTGCCTCTGAGCATTTAATGTGGCAAACATTCAACTTCTGGTTTAATATCcactgttttgggtttttggttttggttattCTCTGCAAAGAAACCGAGTTAAATTGAGTCAGTTGGGGGCTTCAGGGTCTTCACGCAGCCAGGCTGACCTGGGGGGAAAGTAACCTCTGAAGTTCTGGCAGGTTTGCCAGAGTGGGAGGAAGGGGCTCGGCTGCCGGGGGGGACGCTGTTGGAACCAATCTAGGGAGTTTCACTTTGGCCCCGCATCTTTCTAAAGCTGACCGCGGCCTCCTCGGGCAGCTTCAGAGGCGGTGCACGCGCAGTCCTCTGGCGGGTGGCCTGGgcacccctgcctcccctgccgcCGCGCTCGCCCACCGCCCGCTCAGTGTCGCCCGGGAGGGGACCGCGACGCGGCCGGGCACACGCGGCCGACCCCAGCGTCCGTGGGGGCGCCCCAGTTCTCCAGCCCGGGCCGGTGGCGGGGCCTGGTGCCCGAAACTCCACCGAGCGCCGGCCTCCCGCCGCCCTGCCCCCGCTCGCAACCCGCTCCGGCCTCGGCGCGCTGAGAACAATGCGAGCGAGCCGCGCACCAGGCCGGGCCCCGCTGACCCCTGCACCCCCGCCCgcggcctgcagcccagggctgggccctgTTCCGACTCAGTGCGTCCCCTCCCTGCGCGGCACCCTGCGGGAAGGGACACACAGCGTTCCCGATGGAAACCCCAGGCCCTGACCTTGGAGACCCGTGGCTCCAGCTCCACCTGCGTTCTTCCTCCAGGGCCCTCGGGCGTGGGGCCCAGAGACAGTCGGCCAGCAGGTCCGGGGCTCAGCCCTCTCCACTCCATCGTCCGCACGGGGAGGCGGCGACCAAATTCCCGGCAGAGGAGGCCAGGCCCAGGACGGAAAATCCGCAAACGTGGAGCAGAGGGCGATTGCCCTTTCTCCCCTGTGCCCTCCAAGAAGTTGTCTCTGGACGCCCGGAGCCTGAGCCGCTCAGGCGACCTCTCAGCCTCCCCACGAAACTCCCACAAGTCCTCAAGTCCTTAGGTTTTTTTTCCAGCCACGGGCCTTGTCGATTGCTGTGCCAACTGTCCTTTAAGTTCCAGGGCTCCCGAGGCCCGAGCTGTTCCAGAATCAGGGCAGTAATTGTAATTATTAGGCTGTGAACGGAGCGCAGGGTCAGAGGCTGTGGGCTGAAGGATTGAGCATTAATGACGAAGGGGGAAATTTCAACCTGTTTCCAAAAGTTTCAGTTGACAATTATCAGTAACCCCGATAGacaactccattaaaaaaaagaagaagaatttacTAGTGCTCTTGAAAAGCCGTTATTTTTTACATCGCTTTTAGGAAG
This portion of the Camelus ferus isolate YT-003-E chromosome 36, BCGSAC_Cfer_1.0, whole genome shotgun sequence genome encodes:
- the LOC116661778 gene encoding uncharacterized protein LOC116661778 isoform X3 translates to MRGESSGPHHQASPGQIAAHHLPRGQPRVTRVAQPDQRLPGLPGAGAQPPTLAHGGLQERGARLRSNTTPLTARARPRSPGNNQRTLCPGELGTRLEGVRSCKDPWYHFRWNPLLQLCQLARLPGPPLPITTPCGGGLSLGICWDPPPSSRSPPAKCLSFGFISPSRWGQKNTVCNACAFGAKFSQKNRFLECDLGLLQRRPPPPAAGERTALLPQAGVAGVCTAGPWPGGGLPPHSEDLRILTERASPFCLHVVIWRKIKAEPLSLQKILYIRPSSLIH
- the LOC116661778 gene encoding uncharacterized protein LOC116661778 isoform X1, with the protein product MPGAGRPGGGEPRARVPAARTGTAGRGARPAAFISIRKPAARLEGGFAPGRPPPDPRLSARSGLGSSEPQVCARLRWYRQSVVSNVAPTEAGFLSVCGVEGPRRALVTQMPASPASSLLQCARSRPAGMRGESSGPHHQASPGQIAAHHLPRGQPRVTRVAQPDQRLPGLPGAGAQPPTLAHGGLQERGARLRSNTTPLTARARPRSPGNNQRTLCPGELGTRLEGVRSCKDPWYHFRWNPLLQLCQLARLPGPPLPITTPCGGGLSLGICWDPPPSSRSPPAKCLSFGFISPSRWGQKNTVCNACAFGAKFSQKNRFLECDLGLLQRRPPPPAAGERTALLPQAGVAGVCTAGPWPGGGLPPHSEDLRILTERASPFCLHVVIWRKIKAEPLSLQKILYIRPSSLIH
- the LOC116661778 gene encoding uncharacterized protein LOC116661778 isoform X2, with the translated sequence MPGAGRPGGGEPRARVPAARTGTAGRGARPAAFISIRKPAARLEGGFAPGRPPPDPRLSARSGLGSSEPQVCARLRWYRQSVVSNVAPTEAGFLSVCGVEGPRRALVTQMPASPASSLLQCARSRPAGMRGESSGPHHQASPGQIAAHHLPRGQPRVTRVAQPDQRLPGLPGAGAQPPTLAHGGLQERGARLRSNTTPLTARARPRSPGNNQRTLCPGELGTRLEGVRSCKDPWYHFRWNPLLQLCQLARLPGPPLPITTPCGGGLSLGICWDPPPSSRSPPAKCLSFGFISPSRWGQKNTVCNACAFGAKFSQKNRFLECDLGLLQRRPPPPAAGERTALLPQAGVAGVCTAGPWPGGGLPPHSEDLRILTERARPSSLIH
- the LOC116661779 gene encoding uncharacterized protein LOC116661779, which gives rise to MAWIQTLQSRFRMLRGLPVSAPLERNPLASSLSPGSRSNKGRGKGGTIAIVFFCLKAVILKRRGKDNGVLWKSTTSDSSQGWLSSPAAEAAGGSRGVLSSETAPSRSGTAALPLAHLLFLSSFLGKRTSESPTSPYTLPTLGTLASLPNGVNQRIQAEDKHGTETGHPLFKASGRTAAAKRKKGALAGHQGPIKMALETFRPLAKVRRAGNTKPPGRERTEPACRGARGRPNGALPGGLGTPAAAAISSPPAPHPLGSAPGPAALLGSEEPGRRHASPNRTRPLFPRRPPGSA